In a genomic window of Roseiflexus castenholzii DSM 13941:
- the dnaK gene encoding molecular chaperone DnaK has translation MSKIVGIDLGTTNSVVAVMEGGDPVVIPNAEGNRTTPSVVAFTKNGERLVGLTAKRQATINPENTFYSIKRFIGRNFDETTVEREMVPFKVVKGPRNDVRVYAPTTGKEYAPQEISAMVLQKLKTDAEAYLGEPVTKAVITVPAYFNDSQRQATKDAGKIAGLEVLRIINEPTAAALAYGLDKKKDETILVFDLGGGTFDVSVLEVGDGVVEVKATNGDTHLGGDDYDQRIVNWLIDEFRKDQGIDLSKDRQALQRLKEAAEKAKIELSSMSETEINLPFITADASGPKHLQMRLSRAKFEQLTADLTERLKGPFFQALKDAGLKPNDLDEVVLVGGSTRMPVVIDLVRKLTGKEPNRSVNPDEVVAIGAAIQAGVLGGDVKDVVLLDVTPLSLGVETLGGVMTKLIERNTTIPTRKSEIFSTAADGQTAVDIHILQGEREMAADNMTLGRFRLEGIPPAPRGVPQIEVTFDIDANGILNVSARDKATGKEQRITITASTNLSKEEIERMVRDAELHAAEDKRRRELVELKNQSDSLAYQSEKSLNELGDKVDPALKSRIEGLIKDLREAISQENESRMRSISAELQQAMYQVSQSAYTGGNGDGARKGKDEGVVEGEYTVE, from the coding sequence ATGTCGAAGATCGTAGGCATCGACCTGGGCACGACCAACTCGGTCGTTGCGGTGATGGAAGGCGGCGATCCGGTCGTCATTCCGAACGCCGAAGGCAACCGCACCACGCCGTCGGTTGTGGCGTTCACCAAAAACGGCGAGCGCCTGGTTGGGTTGACGGCGAAGCGTCAGGCGACGATCAATCCTGAGAATACATTCTATTCGATCAAGCGTTTTATCGGGCGCAATTTCGACGAAACCACCGTCGAGCGCGAAATGGTGCCGTTCAAAGTCGTGAAAGGACCGCGCAACGACGTGCGCGTCTATGCGCCGACCACCGGCAAAGAGTATGCGCCGCAGGAAATTTCGGCGATGGTGTTGCAGAAACTCAAGACCGACGCCGAAGCCTACCTGGGTGAGCCGGTGACAAAGGCGGTCATTACGGTTCCGGCATACTTCAACGACAGTCAGCGCCAGGCGACGAAAGACGCCGGCAAGATCGCGGGGCTTGAGGTGCTGCGCATCATCAACGAGCCAACTGCCGCCGCGCTGGCGTATGGTCTCGATAAGAAGAAGGACGAGACGATCCTGGTGTTCGATCTTGGCGGCGGCACGTTCGACGTGTCGGTGCTCGAAGTCGGCGATGGCGTGGTCGAAGTCAAAGCCACCAACGGCGACACACACCTCGGCGGCGACGACTACGACCAGCGGATCGTCAACTGGTTGATCGACGAGTTCCGCAAGGATCAGGGGATCGACCTGAGCAAGGATCGCCAGGCGTTGCAGCGCCTGAAGGAAGCCGCTGAAAAGGCGAAGATCGAACTGTCGAGCATGTCGGAGACGGAGATCAACCTGCCGTTTATCACGGCGGACGCCAGCGGTCCGAAGCATTTGCAAATGCGCCTCAGCCGCGCAAAGTTCGAGCAGTTGACTGCCGACCTGACCGAGCGCCTGAAGGGTCCGTTCTTCCAGGCGTTGAAGGACGCCGGTCTAAAGCCGAACGACCTCGATGAAGTCGTGCTGGTGGGTGGTTCGACCCGTATGCCGGTGGTCATCGACCTGGTGCGCAAACTGACGGGCAAGGAGCCGAACCGCAGCGTCAACCCGGACGAGGTTGTGGCGATTGGCGCAGCGATCCAGGCAGGTGTGCTCGGCGGCGACGTGAAGGACGTGGTGTTGCTCGACGTGACGCCGCTCTCGCTCGGCGTCGAGACGCTCGGCGGCGTGATGACGAAACTGATCGAGCGCAACACGACCATTCCGACCCGCAAGAGTGAGATCTTCTCGACGGCTGCTGACGGGCAGACGGCGGTGGACATCCACATCTTGCAGGGCGAGCGCGAAATGGCCGCCGACAATATGACGCTGGGGCGCTTCCGGCTCGAAGGCATTCCGCCTGCGCCGCGCGGCGTGCCGCAGATTGAAGTGACCTTCGACATCGACGCCAACGGCATCCTGAACGTGTCCGCCCGTGATAAGGCGACCGGCAAGGAGCAGCGGATCACGATTACGGCCAGCACGAACCTGTCGAAGGAAGAGATCGAGCGGATGGTTCGCGATGCCGAACTGCACGCTGCCGAGGACAAGCGGCGGCGCGAACTGGTCGAACTTAAGAACCAGTCCGACAGCCTGGCATACCAGAGCGAGAAGTCGCTGAACGAACTCGGCGATAAAGTCGATCCGGCGCTCAAGAGCCGCATCGAAGGTCTGATCAAGGACCTGCGCGAGGCGATCAGCCAGGAGAATGAGAGCCGTATGCGGTCAATCTCGGCGGAGTTGCAACAGGCGATGTACCAGGTGTCGCAGAGCGCTTACACCGGCGGCAACGGCGACGGCGCGCGCAAAGGCAAGGACGAAGGGGTCGTCGAGGGCGAGTATACCGTCGAGTGA
- a CDS encoding right-handed parallel beta-helix repeat-containing protein translates to MSRFPSALALLVALLIMGSPLLVGPAASVRVAQAAGEFVVTTAEDADGTTCPVSTSGNPAAPDPTCSLRQAIKAANAAGGGTIKFNIPPSGPAFETNGLYRAIRIRVRYVYGPLPALEGNITIDGKSQELNWPSQANLIGPEIIIDGSELLDRSGIRLIGSGNVVREIAVVNFKSSSATPSFGQGVGIDVVSGSNHRIEGSYVGIDPVSPTLTLSGNGFAGIWVEQTAENTVIGGLRTDSSKANFISGNNLDGIVVQGTGTKIQGNFIGVGRLLSAETFPLRNLGAGIIVRYANGTIIGATPTEPDPAYGNVIAGNNNFGIVINGGTNTQITGNYIGLGSNVSSALIVPVPNVSGGIEVHSEEFPVNNIDIGLPSPDMTTNRLRNFIAGNTGPGITLRGDRLNNIRIVNNYIGLNDLGQPVSGTNNTGGGIVIERGARNITIGGATINKRNVISGNTGDGIVVRGRNPLLTTQNNTIIGNYIGTNVSGSLTGSGFANRSGIVIGDHSHNTVIGQPGAPNRIGFNLQYGVAITGTNILTTTLTDNAIVSNGLDGVYAVGAVNLSITGATTPTLIAGNGQNGVRIDGGQSITIQNATLSGNGDDGARLANVTQTTLRNVVAAQNDDGIDIAGAVETLIENSQANINRENGVRFTNGVTTTLTGLTFQQNQQNGLALTGVLTATQIESSQAISNTLNGFLVNGATDGMMMSSNTIIGNGAAGMALTLTPGVAPVRDVMVTGNMLDRNAFSSPAFGIQISGGTEVVTVTGNTVEGTRNGGGVLLPGANQMTLSGNVVRYNNGPGFRVESGSDRVILEGNDVVSNTVGIEVRSATTISTVVRFNSISLSGATGWGGTGSGVGVAVSDAQRTLIEGNSIVSNLGAGVHVSGAAAQTQVLDNFIVNNALGVLVGAPVGGPLTPPYPQQTRITGNSISGNGIPPDGPFPVDETLLGRGIVLNPETPTGGVAGHPNNDIDPPLQSSLRMSAAGVLTGQVNPVSAPGGCPSIGGARCLVQIFRPDQTMLDGQGQESVGETIVDATGAFTVTVGSIPRQLTLTATDPLSNTSRFAIFAPRPALSISAPQAQAADPGQIITYTHTLTNEGNIELQDVRILVTTSRGWENLSPPIAIQPSGSFSLAPGESRQVTVSVRVPTGGIPQAAPGTDLMTVRADGTTVSNGNTYTATTSLVNTTTVNARIYLELTPTFTEGRGNPGVTVPYSFQVRNTGNISATTGITATFDDLVFSVNWQRSLSTTSLTIPPGETRAFQLTVTVPPESANPISGTYADVTVAITPTVPLDPSQARTAKARTIVGQLSRAQMTPASAEKEGAPGETVTFLHEITNLGNGVDTFQVRGVPALGSQVRFTSLTSGVSINSEGRFTLNQGATAIIRVEVTVNPQLVNGNVENVFIELRDLNGNVIGGAFAQDRVRVVSAIRKVYLPLVVR, encoded by the coding sequence ATGTCGCGTTTCCCTTCCGCCCTCGCGCTGCTCGTCGCGTTGCTGATCATGGGGTCGCCGCTGCTTGTCGGTCCTGCCGCGTCGGTCCGGGTGGCGCAGGCGGCGGGTGAGTTTGTGGTGACAACGGCTGAGGACGCCGATGGCACGACATGCCCTGTCTCGACAAGCGGCAATCCCGCTGCTCCCGATCCGACGTGTTCGTTACGTCAGGCGATCAAGGCGGCGAACGCCGCCGGCGGCGGTACTATTAAGTTCAATATTCCGCCCTCCGGTCCGGCGTTTGAAACGAACGGTCTCTACCGCGCCATCCGCATTCGCGTGCGATATGTCTATGGTCCGTTGCCCGCGCTTGAAGGCAACATCACGATTGATGGAAAGTCGCAGGAACTGAACTGGCCCAGTCAGGCAAATCTCATTGGTCCTGAGATCATCATCGATGGCTCAGAGCTGCTCGACCGCAGTGGCATTCGTCTGATCGGGAGTGGGAATGTCGTGCGCGAGATTGCGGTGGTTAATTTCAAGTCCAGCAGCGCCACGCCGAGTTTTGGTCAGGGGGTCGGCATTGATGTGGTGAGCGGCAGCAACCATCGTATCGAGGGCAGTTATGTTGGTATCGATCCGGTCTCGCCGACATTGACGCTGAGCGGGAATGGTTTTGCCGGCATCTGGGTCGAGCAAACGGCGGAGAATACGGTCATCGGCGGGTTGCGCACCGACTCCTCGAAAGCGAATTTCATTAGCGGCAACAATCTGGACGGGATTGTTGTTCAGGGAACGGGAACCAAAATCCAGGGCAACTTTATCGGCGTCGGGCGCTTGCTCAGCGCCGAAACGTTCCCATTGCGCAACCTCGGCGCCGGTATTATTGTGCGCTATGCAAACGGCACGATCATCGGCGCCACGCCAACCGAGCCGGACCCGGCATACGGTAATGTCATCGCCGGTAACAACAATTTCGGTATCGTTATCAATGGCGGAACGAATACGCAGATTACGGGGAATTACATCGGTCTCGGCTCAAATGTCTCGTCTGCACTGATCGTTCCCGTTCCAAATGTGTCTGGCGGTATTGAGGTGCATTCGGAAGAGTTTCCGGTCAACAATATCGATATTGGACTTCCATCGCCGGATATGACGACGAACCGGCTGCGCAACTTTATTGCCGGCAATACCGGTCCGGGCATTACGCTGCGCGGTGATCGTTTGAACAATATTCGGATTGTCAACAATTATATCGGCTTGAACGATCTTGGTCAGCCCGTGAGCGGGACGAACAACACCGGCGGCGGGATCGTCATCGAGCGCGGGGCGCGCAATATCACCATCGGCGGCGCGACGATCAATAAGCGCAATGTCATCTCCGGCAATACCGGCGACGGGATCGTCGTTCGCGGGCGTAATCCGTTGCTAACAACGCAGAACAACACCATCATCGGCAACTATATCGGCACGAATGTCAGCGGGTCGCTGACCGGTTCCGGGTTTGCCAACCGCTCCGGCATCGTGATCGGCGATCATTCGCACAATACGGTCATCGGGCAGCCGGGTGCGCCGAACCGCATCGGGTTCAACCTTCAGTATGGCGTGGCGATTACCGGCACGAATATCCTGACGACGACGCTGACGGATAACGCCATCGTCTCGAATGGTCTCGATGGCGTCTATGCCGTTGGCGCGGTCAATCTCAGCATCACCGGCGCGACTACGCCAACGCTGATCGCCGGCAATGGTCAGAATGGTGTGCGCATCGATGGCGGGCAGTCGATCACCATCCAGAACGCCACGCTGTCCGGCAATGGCGATGATGGCGCGCGCCTGGCGAATGTGACACAGACGACGCTGCGCAATGTCGTCGCGGCGCAGAACGACGATGGCATCGACATTGCCGGCGCAGTGGAGACGCTGATCGAGAACAGTCAGGCAAACATCAACCGCGAAAACGGCGTGCGCTTCACCAACGGCGTCACCACGACCCTCACCGGTCTGACCTTCCAGCAGAACCAGCAGAACGGTCTCGCGCTTACCGGCGTGCTGACCGCAACGCAGATCGAGTCGAGCCAGGCGATCAGCAATACGCTCAATGGGTTTCTGGTCAACGGCGCGACTGATGGCATGATGATGTCGAGCAATACGATCATCGGCAACGGCGCGGCGGGCATGGCGCTGACGCTGACGCCGGGAGTTGCGCCGGTGCGCGACGTGATGGTGACGGGAAATATGCTCGACCGCAATGCCTTTAGTTCGCCCGCCTTCGGCATCCAGATCAGCGGCGGCACGGAGGTGGTGACGGTCACCGGCAACACGGTCGAGGGAACGCGCAACGGTGGCGGTGTGTTGCTGCCGGGGGCGAACCAGATGACGCTCAGCGGCAACGTGGTGCGCTACAACAACGGTCCGGGGTTTCGGGTCGAAAGCGGCAGCGACCGTGTCATTCTCGAGGGGAATGATGTCGTTTCGAATACGGTCGGCATCGAGGTGCGCAGTGCGACGACGATCAGCACGGTCGTGCGCTTCAACAGCATTAGCTTGAGCGGCGCAACCGGGTGGGGCGGAACCGGTTCTGGCGTTGGTGTTGCCGTCAGCGATGCGCAACGCACCTTGATTGAGGGGAATTCGATTGTGAGTAACCTGGGCGCGGGCGTGCATGTGAGCGGCGCGGCGGCGCAGACGCAGGTGCTGGACAATTTCATTGTCAACAACGCGCTCGGCGTGCTGGTGGGCGCGCCGGTTGGCGGTCCGCTCACGCCGCCGTACCCGCAGCAGACGCGGATTACCGGCAATAGTATCAGCGGCAACGGCATCCCGCCGGATGGTCCGTTCCCGGTCGATGAGACGTTGCTGGGGCGCGGCATTGTGCTCAACCCCGAAACGCCGACCGGCGGCGTCGCCGGTCATCCGAACAACGACATTGACCCGCCGCTCCAGTCGTCGCTGCGTATGAGCGCCGCCGGGGTGTTGACCGGTCAGGTCAACCCGGTGAGCGCGCCCGGCGGGTGCCCGTCCATCGGCGGCGCGCGCTGTCTGGTGCAGATTTTCCGCCCCGACCAGACGATGCTCGATGGGCAGGGGCAGGAGTCGGTTGGCGAGACCATCGTTGACGCGACCGGCGCATTTACTGTGACAGTCGGCAGCATTCCACGCCAGTTGACGCTGACGGCGACCGATCCGCTGAGCAACACGTCGCGCTTTGCGATCTTTGCGCCGCGTCCGGCGCTCAGCATCAGCGCGCCGCAGGCGCAGGCGGCAGACCCCGGTCAGATCATTACGTACACCCATACGTTGACCAATGAGGGGAATATCGAACTGCAAGATGTGCGCATCCTGGTGACGACCTCGCGCGGGTGGGAGAACCTGTCGCCGCCGATTGCCATTCAGCCCTCCGGTTCGTTCTCGCTGGCGCCGGGTGAGTCGCGCCAGGTAACGGTGTCGGTGCGTGTGCCGACCGGCGGCATCCCGCAGGCGGCGCCGGGGACCGATCTGATGACGGTGCGCGCCGATGGAACCACTGTCAGTAACGGCAACACCTACACCGCGACGACTTCGCTGGTGAATACGACAACCGTCAATGCGCGCATCTATCTGGAACTGACGCCGACGTTCACCGAGGGGCGCGGCAATCCGGGGGTGACGGTTCCGTACTCGTTCCAGGTGCGCAACACCGGCAATATCTCGGCGACGACCGGTATCACTGCGACGTTCGATGATCTGGTCTTTAGCGTCAACTGGCAGCGGTCGCTTTCGACGACGAGCCTGACGATTCCGCCGGGGGAGACGCGCGCCTTCCAGTTGACGGTGACCGTGCCGCCGGAGAGCGCCAACCCAATTTCCGGGACGTATGCCGATGTGACCGTTGCGATCACACCGACCGTTCCGCTTGATCCGTCACAAGCCAGAACGGCGAAGGCGCGCACTATCGTCGGGCAGTTGTCGCGGGCGCAGATGACGCCGGCGAGCGCCGAAAAAGAGGGCGCGCCGGGTGAAACGGTCACCTTCTTGCACGAGATCACGAACCTGGGCAATGGCGTCGATACGTTCCAGGTTCGCGGCGTGCCGGCGCTCGGCAGTCAGGTAAGATTCACGTCGCTGACGAGTGGGGTGTCGATCAACAGCGAGGGGCGGTTTACCCTGAACCAGGGCGCAACGGCGATCATCCGCGTCGAGGTGACGGTCAATCCGCAACTGGTGAACGGCAATGTCGAGAATGTCTTCATCGAACTCAGAGACCTGAACGGCAACGTGATCGGCGGCGCATTCGCGCAGGACCGTGTGCGGGTGGTCAGCGCCATTCGCAAGGTCTATCTGCCGCTCGTTGTTCGATAG
- the rsfS gene encoding ribosome silencing factor, with protein MALAEDKQASNIVLLDLRRLNTVADYFVICTGGSERQLKAITESIDEGLAREYDLQPRIEGTADTGWVLLDYGDVVVHIFSVELRDRYRLERLWSKATPVVVLQ; from the coding sequence GTGGCGCTCGCCGAAGACAAACAGGCCAGCAATATCGTGCTGCTGGACTTGCGCCGGCTGAACACAGTCGCAGATTATTTCGTCATCTGCACCGGCGGCAGTGAACGCCAACTCAAAGCGATCACCGAGTCGATTGACGAAGGTCTTGCCCGTGAATACGACCTTCAGCCGCGCATCGAAGGGACAGCCGACACAGGTTGGGTGCTCCTCGACTATGGTGACGTTGTCGTCCACATTTTTTCTGTCGAACTGCGCGACCGTTATCGGCTTGAACGGCTGTGGAGCAAAGCGACCCCGGTTGTTGTCTTACAATAG
- a CDS encoding YggS family pyridoxal phosphate-dependent enzyme, translating to METLIERLSAVRERIAAAARRANRDPAAIRLVGVTKAQPVEAIRAALAAGLHEIGENRVQEAEAKMSALAADRRRLTLHLIGHLQTNKAKKAATLFDMVHSVDSLRLAQILDRHAAETTDRLPVLLQVNVSGEMTKSGFDLCHWETLPDVYDRFCADVEQILALPHLEVRGLMTIAPWGPDPEQARPVFRAARRLRDSLALRFPATAWRDLSMGMTDDFEVAIEEGATIVRIGRAIFGER from the coding sequence ATGGAGACGCTCATTGAACGATTGTCCGCAGTGCGCGAGCGGATTGCTGCCGCTGCGCGCCGCGCGAACCGCGATCCCGCTGCGATTCGCCTGGTGGGAGTAACGAAGGCGCAGCCGGTAGAGGCGATCCGTGCGGCACTGGCAGCCGGATTGCACGAGATCGGCGAAAATCGGGTGCAGGAGGCGGAAGCCAAAATGTCGGCGCTTGCGGCGGACCGCCGCCGCCTGACCTTGCACCTGATCGGGCATTTGCAAACCAACAAGGCAAAAAAAGCCGCCACATTGTTCGACATGGTGCATTCGGTCGATAGCCTGCGCCTGGCGCAGATACTCGACCGCCACGCAGCCGAAACGACAGATCGTCTGCCGGTGCTCTTACAGGTGAATGTTTCTGGTGAGATGACCAAATCCGGGTTCGATCTGTGCCACTGGGAAACGCTGCCCGATGTCTATGATCGTTTTTGCGCCGATGTCGAGCAGATCCTGGCGTTGCCGCACCTTGAGGTGCGCGGGTTAATGACCATCGCGCCCTGGGGACCCGACCCGGAACAGGCGCGTCCGGTCTTCCGCGCCGCGCGACGCCTGCGCGACTCCCTGGCGCTGCGTTTCCCCGCAACCGCCTGGCGCGACCTGTCGATGGGTATGACCGATGACTTTGAAGTCGCCATTGAAGAAGGGGCGACCATCGTGCGGATCGGGCGGGCCATTTTTGGGGAACGGTAA
- a CDS encoding CvpA family protein → MTMNLLDILIAIVLTLAGIAGYYWGVARQLLALAGLAAGVAVAGRYGTLAADALMSFVEDRAAAEVGGALILLALVSGSASLIASLLHLYVGLIIGGKTDHTLGAFLGVVHAALLISAPALIVHAHPIEPWESALRESALAAFLAQTAGRALAPLLGVGV, encoded by the coding sequence ATGACCATGAACCTGCTCGACATCCTGATCGCCATCGTGCTGACGCTGGCAGGCATTGCCGGTTACTACTGGGGCGTCGCACGGCAACTGCTGGCGCTCGCCGGGCTTGCCGCCGGAGTTGCCGTCGCCGGTCGCTACGGAACGCTGGCTGCCGATGCGCTGATGTCATTCGTCGAGGATCGCGCCGCCGCCGAGGTTGGCGGTGCGCTCATTCTCCTGGCGCTCGTAAGCGGAAGCGCCAGTCTGATCGCGTCGCTGCTGCACCTGTATGTGGGGCTGATAATCGGCGGGAAGACCGACCACACCCTGGGGGCGTTCCTGGGAGTTGTCCACGCCGCACTCCTGATCAGCGCACCGGCGCTGATAGTCCACGCCCATCCGATTGAACCGTGGGAGTCGGCGCTGCGCGAATCGGCGCTGGCAGCGTTCCTGGCGCAAACAGCGGGCAGAGCGCTGGCGCCATTGTTGGGGGTTGGGGTGTGA
- the sucD gene encoding succinate--CoA ligase subunit alpha, translating into MSILVDKNTRLLVQGITGREGEFHTRQMIAYGTNVVAGVTPGRGGQTAIDGRVPVFNTVAEAVKQTGANVSVIYVPAAFAPDAMREAAAAGIPLIVCITEGIPANDMVATYAFIREHGARLIGPNCPGLLTPAQAKVGIIPGNIASPGPVGVVSKSGTLTYEAVDALTRIGLGQTTIVGIGGDPIIGTSFVDVLEMFQADPETEAIVLIGEIGGAAEIDAARYIQAHVTKPVVGFIAGQTAPPGKRMGHAGAIITGGEGTAQEKIAALEAVGVRVARLPTDIAQLVKESM; encoded by the coding sequence GTGAGCATTCTGGTCGATAAGAACACCCGTTTGCTCGTGCAAGGCATCACCGGGCGCGAGGGAGAGTTTCATACGCGCCAGATGATTGCGTATGGCACGAATGTGGTGGCAGGTGTCACGCCTGGTCGTGGCGGGCAGACCGCGATCGACGGCAGGGTGCCGGTTTTCAACACGGTTGCAGAAGCCGTGAAGCAGACGGGCGCCAATGTGTCGGTCATTTATGTTCCGGCGGCGTTTGCGCCGGATGCGATGCGCGAGGCGGCAGCGGCGGGCATTCCGTTGATCGTGTGCATCACCGAGGGCATTCCGGCGAACGATATGGTGGCGACGTATGCGTTCATTCGTGAGCATGGCGCGCGCCTGATCGGTCCCAACTGTCCGGGGTTGCTCACTCCCGCTCAGGCGAAGGTGGGGATTATTCCGGGCAACATCGCCTCCCCCGGACCGGTTGGCGTGGTGTCGAAGAGCGGTACGCTCACATATGAGGCGGTCGATGCGCTGACGCGGATCGGGTTGGGGCAGACGACGATCGTCGGTATTGGCGGTGACCCGATCATCGGAACGTCGTTTGTCGATGTGCTGGAGATGTTTCAGGCTGACCCGGAAACCGAAGCGATTGTGCTGATCGGCGAGATCGGCGGTGCAGCGGAAATCGACGCGGCGCGATATATTCAGGCGCACGTAACGAAGCCGGTTGTCGGTTTCATTGCCGGGCAGACGGCGCCTCCGGGTAAGCGCATGGGGCATGCCGGCGCAATCATCACGGGAGGCGAGGGCACCGCCCAGGAAAAAATCGCCGCGCTCGAAGCCGTTGGCGTGCGTGTGGCGCGGCTGCCAACCGATATTGCGCAATTGGTCAAGGAGAGTATGTAG
- a CDS encoding low molecular weight protein-tyrosine-phosphatase, whose protein sequence is MSGTNARVIGVLFVCTGNICRSPMAEGIFRHYVEQSGLSGRIKTDSAGTGAWNVGDPPHPGVTALLAERGIRYAHRARVVHPDDFTRFDYIVAAERAHLETLHRMAGSSLVRLSLLLDYAPDLGLRDIPDPYYNGRFREVHGMIDRACRGLLEHIIKVERLK, encoded by the coding sequence GTGAGCGGCACAAACGCCAGAGTCATCGGGGTTCTGTTTGTTTGCACGGGGAATATCTGCCGTTCCCCCATGGCAGAGGGCATCTTCCGTCATTATGTCGAGCAGTCGGGATTAAGCGGGCGGATCAAAACCGACTCAGCCGGCACCGGCGCCTGGAACGTCGGCGATCCGCCGCATCCGGGAGTCACGGCGCTGCTCGCCGAACGCGGCATTCGCTATGCCCATCGCGCGCGTGTCGTCCATCCCGACGATTTTACGCGCTTCGACTATATCGTTGCCGCCGAGCGCGCTCACCTCGAAACCCTGCACCGCATGGCCGGCAGTTCACTTGTGCGTCTCAGCCTGCTCCTCGACTACGCGCCCGATCTCGGACTGCGCGATATTCCCGACCCTTACTACAACGGGCGCTTCCGTGAAGTTCACGGCATGATCGACCGCGCCTGCCGCGGGCTGCTGGAGCATATCATCAAGGTTGAACGTCTGAAATAA
- the bchZ gene encoding chlorophyllide a reductase subunit Z — MPPALIRDLSDTSGYWAAVWTMCAMPDVHVIADAPVGCFNLVATAVPDYTDAVPHIENMTPATITEQEVGGKGTSDKVRWTYENLRAGGVLDGKQVIVISTAESEMIGADLSSVVATLGEGTRFYWSNSLSEDEWAGRDRVLRWLWEQFGAPHGAGVQPAPGTVNIIGPTYGCFNSPSDLEEVKRLIIGAGGRINLVYPMEATLADTPRLAAAQVNVVMYREFGAGLAGMLGQPWLYAPFGMRETTAFVREIGRLLGTSEQAEAFIAGEKRTTLRAVWDLWRGPQGDWFGTTDVGIVAGRSYAEGLARYLGDELGMKIAFVSARPRRPDDPDNDEIRQMLHRRAPAFVFGSINEKIYLSEAGAKFARFFMASFPGPTVRRAVGTPFMGYRGAVYVVQEIVNGLYDTLFNFLPVDQAYSMMRGGPPKIEAAPGNLPWSLEAKAVLDDALEKLPYIPRISASRQMQMQVEALARERSLKEITPDLVREALANAGM; from the coding sequence ATGCCCCCTGCACTGATTCGCGATCTGTCCGATACATCCGGGTACTGGGCAGCGGTGTGGACGATGTGCGCCATGCCGGATGTTCATGTGATTGCCGATGCGCCGGTTGGGTGTTTCAACCTGGTGGCGACGGCGGTTCCCGATTACACCGACGCCGTTCCCCATATCGAGAATATGACTCCGGCGACGATTACTGAACAGGAGGTCGGTGGGAAAGGCACCAGCGATAAAGTGCGCTGGACGTATGAGAATCTTCGTGCCGGCGGCGTGCTCGATGGTAAACAGGTGATCGTCATTTCGACCGCCGAGAGTGAAATGATTGGCGCCGATCTGTCGTCGGTGGTGGCGACCCTTGGCGAAGGAACGCGCTTCTACTGGAGCAACTCGCTCTCAGAAGACGAATGGGCTGGGCGCGACCGCGTGCTGCGCTGGCTGTGGGAGCAGTTTGGCGCGCCCCATGGCGCCGGAGTCCAACCGGCGCCGGGCACGGTCAACATCATCGGTCCAACCTATGGATGCTTCAACTCGCCGTCGGACCTGGAGGAGGTCAAACGCCTGATCATCGGCGCCGGCGGGCGGATCAATCTGGTCTATCCGATGGAGGCGACGCTGGCGGATACACCGCGCCTGGCGGCCGCGCAGGTCAATGTGGTCATGTACCGTGAGTTCGGCGCGGGTCTGGCGGGGATGCTCGGTCAACCGTGGCTCTATGCGCCGTTCGGTATGCGTGAAACCACGGCATTTGTGCGCGAAATTGGTCGCCTGCTGGGGACTTCCGAACAGGCGGAAGCATTCATTGCCGGCGAAAAACGCACCACATTGCGCGCCGTGTGGGATCTATGGCGCGGACCGCAGGGCGACTGGTTTGGCACGACTGATGTCGGCATTGTTGCCGGGCGGTCGTATGCCGAAGGGTTGGCGCGCTATCTGGGAGATGAGTTGGGTATGAAGATCGCGTTCGTGTCTGCGCGCCCTCGGCGCCCCGACGACCCGGATAATGACGAGATTCGCCAGATGCTGCACCGCCGTGCTCCGGCGTTCGTTTTTGGCTCGATCAACGAGAAAATCTATCTGTCCGAAGCAGGAGCAAAGTTTGCGCGTTTCTTCATGGCGTCGTTTCCCGGACCAACCGTGCGTCGCGCGGTCGGCACGCCGTTTATGGGGTATCGTGGCGCGGTCTATGTGGTGCAGGAGATCGTCAACGGGTTGTACGATACCCTGTTCAACTTCCTGCCGGTCGATCAGGCGTACAGCATGATGCGCGGCGGTCCGCCGAAGATCGAGGCGGCGCCGGGGAACCTCCCCTGGTCGCTCGAAGCGAAGGCGGTGCTTGATGATGCGCTGGAAAAACTGCCCTACATTCCGCGCATTTCGGCGAGCCGCCAGATGCAGATGCAGGTCGAGGCGCTGGCGCGCGAGCGTTCGCTCAAGGAAATCACCCCCGATCTCGTGCGCGAGGCGCTGGCGAATGCCGGGATGTGA